One part of the Anopheles coustani chromosome 2, idAnoCousDA_361_x.2, whole genome shotgun sequence genome encodes these proteins:
- the LOC131266927 gene encoding programmed cell death protein 2, with translation METTPVDLGFLEPSEPWLLTNKFFRSKVGGKPAWLELLKLPKPDELLCEQCKEPLTFLCQVYAPVEENEASFHRILYVFVCSTAACNQSPAPETRTIKVLRSQLPRRNEFYEYDPPDETNESPPVKSPVPLCVVCGCRGPKLCSRCKSVNYCGPSHQRLDWKGGHKTVCSEEGTVERTLQREPSSILLPEFEIITEPEEYEAKAKVSEEENEKRQMEEYERLKNEGKVGALDDLPEGELDKYSGEQVEDKTFNRFKARIAVDPDQVLRYERRGNPLWLSPVVPKEIPSCGMCAGPRAFEFQIMPQLLNSLASDSLDWGTLVCYTCEGSCNIEGYVDEFIYRQDVLNLNITKP, from the exons ATGGAAACGACACCGGTCGATTTAGGATTTCTGGAACCGAGTGAACCGTGGCTACTAACTAACAAATTTTTCCGCAGTAAAGTTGGAGGAAAACCGGCATGGCTGGAGCTACTTAAATTGCCAAAACCGGACGAACTGCTGTGCGAACAGTGCAAGGAACCGCTTACATTCCTATGTCAG GTGTACGCTCCAGTCGAGGAAAATGAAGCAAGCTTCCATAGAATATTGTATGTCTTCGTGTGCTCCACCGCAGCATGCAATCAGTCCCCTGCGCCGGAAACAAG AACCATCAAAGTTTTGCGAAGCCAACTACCGCGAAGGAACGAGTTTTACGAATATGATCCACCGGATGAGACAAACGAATCG CCACCAGTAAAATCGCCAGTTCCTTTATGCGTGGTTTGTGGCTGTCGTGGACCGAAGCTTTGCTCCCGATGTAAATCAGTGAATTACTGCGGTCCATCCCATCAGCGGCTCGATTGGAAAGGGGGTCATAAAACTGTATGCTCCGAGGAGGGAACTGTCGAACGAACACTGCAACGTGAGCCAAGCTCAATACTGCTGCCAGAATTTGAAATTATAACAGAGCCTGAAGAATAT GAGGCTAAAGCCAAAGTTTCCGAGGAGGAAAATGAGAAACGGCAAATGGAAGAGTACGAAAGGCTTAAAAACGAAGGCAAGGTTGGTGCGCTTGACGATCTACCCGAGGGAGAGTTGGATAAGTATTCCGGCGAACAGGTGGAGGACAAAACGTTCAACAGATTCAAGGCGCGCATTGCGGTCGATCCGGACCAGGTTCTGCGCTACGAGCGTCGTGGCAATCCGCTCTGGCTGTCACCGGTTGTACCGAAGGAGATACCAAGCTGCGGTATGTGTGCCGGTCCGAGGGCGTTCGAGTTCCAGATAATGCCCCAGCTGTTGAACAGTTTGGCCAGCGACAGTCTAGATTGGGGGACGCTAGTATGCTACACATGCGAAGGAAGCTGCAATATTGAGGGATATGTAGACGAGTTCATCTATCGACAGGATGTGTTGAACTTGAACATAACAAAACCATGA
- the LOC131266928 gene encoding probable 3-hydroxyisobutyrate dehydrogenase, mitochondrial encodes MAFRVLSRAGSLQQQQHQMKLLSDLLSRSFSSGPKNVGFIGLGNMGGPMASNLMAKGHKLHVFDISKEAKDSLQAKGAVPYDNVAELAKASDFVVTMLPNNDIVANTYDTIIGGGGVKNQTIFIDSSTIDPNVAKAVQKKVKAAGATFVDAPVSGGVPGAKNATLTFMVGGSTEEYQAVKDLLEGMGKKITHCGGYGMGQAAKVCNNMMLGISMCGLAECMNLAIRLGLDPKVFSDIVNASTGRSWASEVNNPVPGIIATAPAANGYAGGFATGLITKDLGIASAVATSSNSPIPLGALTHQIYRTLMAKGLANKDFSVVYDFIKNNENK; translated from the exons atgGCTTTCCGTGTTCTATCTCGCGCCGGTagcctgcagcagcagcagcaccagatgAAGCTGCTCTCCGACTTGCTGAGCCGCTCGTTCAGCAGTGGCCCCAAAAACGTTGGCTTCATCGGACTCGGCAATATGGGCGGCCCGATGGCAAGCAACCTGATGGCGAAG GGACACAAACTGCACGTATTCGATATCTCGAAGGAAGCGAAGGACTCCCTGCAGGCGAAGGGGGCGGTGCCATACGACAATGTTGCCGAACTGGCAAAGGCGTCCGATTTCGTCGTGACGATGCTGCCGAACAATGACATCGTGGCAAACACATATGACACCATCATCGGGGGTGGCGGCGTGAAGAACCAAACGATCTTCATTGACTCCAGCACGATCGATCCGAATGTAGCCAAGGCG GTCCAGAAGAAGGTGAAAGCTGCCGGAGCGACGTTCGTCGATGCTCCCGTATCCGGTGGTGTCCCCGGGGCCAAGAATGCCACACTGACGTTCATGGTCGGTGGCTCGACCGAGGAGTACCAGGCAGTCAAGGATTTGTTGGAGGGCATGGGAAAGAAGATTACCCACTGCGGCGGGTATGGCATGGGACAGGCGGCCAAGGTTTGCAACAACATGATGCTGGGCATCTCGATGTGCGGTCTGGCGGAATGCATGAACCTGGCCATCCGCCTCGGACTCGACCCCAAAGTGTTCTCCGACATTGTCAACGCTTCGACTGGCCGTAGCTGGGCGTCGGAGGTGAACAACCCCGTCCCCGGTATCATTGCTACTGCACCTGCTGCTAACGGTTATGCTGGTGGTTTCGCTACCGGGCTTATCACGAAGGATCTTGGCATTGCGTCGGCGGTGGCCACCAGCTCCAACTCGCCGATTCCGCTCGGTGCGTTGACCCATCAGATCTACCGCACGCTGATGGCGAAGGGACTGGCCAATAAGGATTTCTCGGTGGTGTACGACTTCATCAAGAACAACGAGAATAAGTGA
- the LOC131263242 gene encoding uncharacterized WD repeat-containing protein alr2800-like, which produces MNAMKTKILQKLTAHASDVTSLDFYGNALLVTGSSDKTVRVWRWAAGSGFREDAFSPLLGHRYGVTSVRVSPKGAVLASASVDGTVILWNLSNGEITNVINQQGGEAIRACIFSPNGATIVSSDDNGAICIWRQNKTLKCHVKVHDEAVHTIAFSSDSDILLTACTLGNMRLYAVENDFANDLSCADCSIDAAHDMGVLSADFCKIVHTDPTDKCSLIYTLATCGTDHLIKIWRVFFMPNNIDRSRKSRLIPTSPQEHFAGQSTIYSTEVMNASCVQTIQAHGSSVTCVRFNPTGTLLFSSSLDKTIKIWNQQGTCLKTLAEHSRYVNCLAINSDSSVIASGSNDRTVVVWDLIGKLSLDSHITGIRSLLFALAVNTADIPLEFTCPITHELMKDPVFAEDGFTYERAAISEWFAREKAISPMTNLELSTDEVVENGKLKQQIDDYIRTLDTAKTDTVN; this is translated from the exons ATGAAtgcaatgaaaacgaaaattcttcaaaaattAACCGCCCATGCAAGTGATGTCACGTCTCTCGATTTCTATGGTAATGCACTGCTGGTGACAGGGTCAAG TGACAAAACGGTGCGTGTGTGGCGCTGGGCAGCAGGCAGCGGATTCCGGGAGGATGCCTTTTCACCTCTGCTAGGACACCGATACGGGGTGACGAGTGTACGCGTTTCGCCGAAG GGAGCGGTCCTAGCGTCTGCTTCCGTCGATGGCACAGTCATCCTGTGGAACCTAAGTAATGGTGAAATAACCAACGTCATCAACCAGCAAGGTGGGGAAGCCATTCGTGCCTGTATCTTTAGTCCTAACGGGGCCACGATTGTGAGTTCGGACGACAATGGTGCCATCTGTATATGGAGACAGAATAAAACTCTAAAGTG TCATGTGAAAGTTCACGATGAAGCCGTTCATACGATAGCCTTTTCCAGCGATTCGGATATTTTGCTAACAGCGTGTACTCTCGGCAATATGAGACTGTATGCGGTAGAAAATGATTTTGCAA ACGATCTTTCATGTGCGGACTGTTCGATCGATGCTGCACATGACATGGGTGTATTGTCGGCGgatttttgtaaaatagttCACACTGATC CTACCGACAAATGCTCGCTGATTTACACGCTGGCGACGTGTGGTACGGACCATTTGATCAAGATTTGGAGAGTATTCTTTATGCCAAACAACATCGACCGTAGTCGCAAATCACGACTCATACCCACCAGCCCTCAGGAGCATTTTGCGGGACAATCTACTATTTATAGCACCGAAGTGATGAATGCCAGCTGTGTGCAAACTATTCAAGCTCATGGCAGTTCCGTCACATGCGTACG ATTCAACCCAACCGGAACGTTGCTTTTCTCGAGCAGCCTGGACAAGACAATCAAAATCTGGAATCAGCAGGGTACGTGCCTGAAAACCCTAGCGGAGCATTCGCGGTACGTCAACTGCTTGGCGATCAACAGTGACTCATCGGTGATCGCATCCGGATCGAACGATCGTACCGTAGTTGTTTGGGATCTGATAGGGAAGCTGAGCTTGGACTCACACATTACCGGCATTCGATCGTTGCTGTTTGCGCTGGCCGTGAATACTGCCGACATTCCGCTAGAGTTCACGTGCCCAATCACGCATGAGCTAATGAAAGATCCTGTTTTCGCTGAAG ACGGCTTCACCTATGAACGTGCCGCAATCAGCGAATGGTTCGCACGGGAAAAAGCAATTTCGCCGATGACCAATTTGGAGCTATCCACGGAtgaggtggtggaaaatgggaagcTCAAGCAACAGATCGATGACTACATTCGTACGCTTGATACAGCCAAGACGGATACAGTCAATTAG
- the LOC131263241 gene encoding anaphase-promoting complex subunit 5, which produces MSKNEAENACFWLSNQSTSKMDVLTPHKMVVVFLIQEYMRLKKTPDSGTTEEQPPAIELSFADRKRFCMLLLKLIQYPDMPYKDLHGLLVSPTYGLHPVHLEEFTKLMKLLKSVGIDVLFDLYNDIDKLIMDSSVLIGIVGLHLRKVFVTMDKMNFQEVMELYQATIAYYDKGMDAMEAEKQDASEVEASLQHSQYKPIEPSDHGTFAAKWSVKQSELFVAQQTALLKENEVKALPPNELQERLDEIIHDRPQYSQAYFLQYLNNLRVRDVNNAIQALHRSFDRGTTASSAAVANGGSSVPAASESYTKEYQYCNLNLAILHSHFGHQQHALKSLQECITLAHDNGDLTCLHLAQSWIARLNNHDTPIPEKNSSISAIHATSLGVLAGLQSSCQAGDALPSKLFGLLMLNDHLNCQRSMMDLVANGTAVRAALWTVYGKHEMASLCAQILMNADLKSLDKIYNGEGICQVICTIAVRLAFLGEFNLAIVMVKHAKDRFPRYPHTVAWSVTDHYITLTRAIYRGHWAEAINECQRLRSFDKPLALLQFAHVMLAKLDITTAKTVILRLLKNSDELEPLIHVRALILYANTFMPAHHAGALSELGKAQDLARKYYLEYEDAMIDLHIGYIYLVHMHVPRQALVPLKSCLETILANGPIYDKSRAIFTFARALVEAEEKQNRLEKLVTLMPMLEEAMENFEKLECYSKAKDMYIYLAKTFHSLGQHDEKNRFAYRYRVLQEQFPTELQYLNIFH; this is translated from the coding sequence ATGAGTAAAAACGAAGCAGAAAATGCATGCTTCTGGTTGTCGAACCAAAGCACCAGCAAGATGGATGTGCTTACGCCACACAAAATGGTCGTTGTATTCCTGATTCAGGAGTATATGCGATTGAAGAAAACTCCCGACAGTGGCACCACCGAGGAACAACCTCCCGCGATCGAGCTGAGCTTCGCTGACAGAAAACGTTTCTGCATGTTGCTACTGAAACTTATCCAGTACCCCGATATGCCGTACAAGGACTTGCATGGGCTGCTGGTGTCCCCAACGTATGGATTACATCCGGTCCATCTGGAGGAGTTTACGAAGCTCATGAAGCTACTGAAATCGGTCGGGATCGATGTGCTGTTCGATCTGTACAACGACATCGATAAGCTCATCATGGACAGCTCAGTTCTGATAGGTATCGTTGGTTTGCATCTACGTAAAGTGTTCGTCACGATGGACAAGATGAATTTCCAGGAAGTGATGGAACTGTATCAAGCTACCATTGCCTACTATGATAAGGGAATGGATGCGATGGAAGCGGAAAAGCAGGATGCTAGTGAAGTTGAAGCATCGCTACAACACAGCCAGTACAAACCAATCGAACCGTCCGACCATGGTACGTTCGCTGCGAAATGGTCCGTCAAACAGTCGGAGTTGTTCGTCGCCCAGCAGACCGCACTTTTGAAGGAGAATGAAGTGAAGGCGCTGCCACCGAATGAGCTGCAGGAACGGTTGGACGAAATCATCCACGATCGGCCACAATATTCGCAAGCGTACTTTCTACAATACTTGAACAATCTGCGTGTGCGTGACGTTAACAATGCTATCCAGGCGCTGCACCGGTCTTTTGACCGCGGTACTACGGCTTCGTCGGCTGCAGTTGCCAACGGCGGCAGTTCGGTACCGGCTGCTTCCGAAAGCTACACTAAAGAGTACCAGTACTGCAATCTAAACCTTGCGATTTTACACTCCCATTTCGGGCACCAGCAACACGCCCTGAAAAGTTTGCAAGAGTGCATCACGCTGGCCCATGACAATGGCGACTTGACGTGCCTTCATCTGGCGCAATCGTGGATTGCCCGGTTAAACAACCACGACACACCCATACCGGAGAAAAATAGTAGCATTAGCGCGATACACGCAACGTCATTGGGAGTGCTGGCGGGTCTGCAGAGTTCGTGCCAAGCAGGCGATGCGTTGCCGTCGAAATTGTTCGGCTTACTGATGTTGAACGACCATCTAAACTGCCAACGATCGATGATGGACCTTGTGGCAAACGGAACCGCGGTTCGCGCGGCTCTGTGGACGGTGTACGGCAAGCACGAGATGGCCTCTCTGTGTGCGCAAATTCTGATGAATGCGGATTTAAAATCTTTGGATAAAATCTACAACGGAGAGGGCATTTGCCAAGTAATCTGCACAATCGCGGTTCGACTAGCGTTTTTAGGCGAGTTTAATTTGGCCATCGTTATGGTGAAACATGCCAAGGATCGTTTTCCTCGCTACCCGCACACGGTTGCTTGGAGCGTAACGGACCACTATATAACGTTAACCCGAGCTATTTACCGAGGCCACTGGGCTGAGGCTATCAATGAGTGTCAGAGGCTACGCTCGTTCGACAAACCACTGGCACTGCTGCAGTTTGCGCACGTGATGCTCGCAAAGCTCGACATCACCACAGCAAAAACGGTCATCCTGCGTCTGCTGAAGAATAGCGACGAACTGGAACCGCTGATCCACGTGCGGGCACTGATACTCTATGCCAACACGTTCATGCCCGCCCATCATGCCGGGGCACTCAGTGAACTCGGCAAGGCCCAAGACCTCGCCCGGAAGTACTATCTCGAGTACGAAGATGCCATGATAGACCTGCACATCGGCTACATTTATCTGGTACATATGCATGTGCCTAGGCAGGCACTGGTTCCTTTAAAATCCTGCCTGGAAACTATCCTCGCAAACGGGCCCATCTATGACAAGTCGCGAGCCATATTCACCTTTGCCCGTGCCCTGGTGGAAGCGGAGGAGAAACAAAACCGACTGGAGAAGCTCGTCACGCTGATGCCGATGCTCGAGGAAGCGATGGAAAACTTCGAAAAGCTTGAGTGCTACAGTAAGGCCAAGGATATGTATATCTACCTAGCGAAGACATTCCACTCGCTCGGACAGCATGATGAAAAGAACCGCTTCGCATACCGTTACCGGGTGCTGCAGGAACAGTTTCCCACCGAATTGCAGTATCTTAATATATTCCACTAG
- the LOC131263975 gene encoding aspartate--tRNA ligase, cytoplasmic, translating into MVTETIKEEPVGNGSAEETSKKAAKKAAKDAVKAAKKAEHKAAAAAGTAGGANDDAGADGVDHSAGRYGPMKMIQSAEKYVERVFVTVSDLSQCAKDSEVWVRGRVHTSRCKGKQCFLVLRQQSSTVQCLLAVNDVVSKQMVKFSGSIPRESIIDIKAKVIPVEQRIESCTEQTLELHVLELFLLSAAKAQLPLQIEDASRSEKSDDPEALKIRVNQDTRLDNRVLDLRTPANQAIFRLEAGVCKLFRDVLTAKGFTEIHTPKIISAASEGGANVFTVSYFKDSAYLAQSPQLYKQMAIAADFDKVFTVGAVFRAEDSNTHRHLTEFVGLDLEMAFKYHYHEVLDTIGNTFTEMFKGLRDCYAKEIAAVGQQYNVEPFKFLEPPLKLEFAQAVAMLREAGVQMDDEEDLSTPSEKLLGRLVKAKYDTDFYILDKFPLAVRPFYTMPDPSNPKYSNSYDMFMRGEEILSGAQRIHDPEYLIERAKLHAIDLSKIAAYIDAFRYGCPPHAGGGIGMERVVMLYLGLDNIRKTSMFPRDPKRLTP; encoded by the exons ATGGTCACGGAAACGATCAAGGAAGAACCCGTGGGCAACGGCTCGGCGGAAGAAACATCTAAGAAGGCTGCGAAAAAGGCTGCGAAGGATGCTGTGAAGGCAGCAAAG AAAGCAGAACATAAAGCTGCAGCGGCCGCTGGGACTGCCGGTGGAGCGAATGATGACGCAGGTGCCGATGGGGTTGATCACTCGGCGGGACGATACGGCCCAATGAAAATGATCCAAAGTGCGGAGAAGTACGTCGAGCGTGTGTTCGTCACTGTGTCTGACCTGTCGCAATGCGCCAAGGATTCGGAGGTGTGGGTGCGCGGGCGAGTGCATACTTCAAGATGCAAGGGCAAGCAATGCTTCCTGGTATTGCGTCAGCAGAGCAGCACCGTCCAGTGTCTGCTAGCGGTGAACGATGTCGTATCGAAGCAGATGGTAAAATTCTCTGGCAGTATTCCCAGGGAAAGTATCATCGATATTAAGGCGAAGGTAATTCCGGTGGAGCAGCGAATCGAATCCTGTACGGAGCAAACGCTCGAGCTGCACGTGCTCGAGCTGTTCCTATTATCTGCAGCAAAAGCTCAGCTACCACTGCAGATTGAGGACGCTTCGCGTTCGGAAAAATCGGACGACCCAGAGGCGCTCAAGATTCGCGTCAATCAAGACACGCGCTTAGACAACCGTGTGCTCGACTTGCGTACGCCAGCGAACCAGGCCATCTTCCGTCTAGAGGCGGGCGTTTGTAAACTATTCCGCGACGTACTGACGGCCAAGGGTTTTACCGAAATCCATACGCCGAAAATCATTTCCGCAGCTAGCGAGGGCGGAGCAAACGTTTTCACGGTTAGCTATTTCAAAG ACTCCGCATATTTGGCACAATCACCCCAGCTGTATAAACAAATGGCTATTGCGGCCGATTTCGATAAGGTGTTCACGGTTGGGGCAGTATTCCGTGCTGAAGACTCCAACACCCATCGACATCTGACTGAGTTTGTGGGTCTGGATCTTGAAATGGCCTTCAAGTATCACTATCACGAGGTACTGGACACGATTGGAAACACGTTTACGGAAATGTTTAAAGGATTGCGTGACTG TTATGCAAAGGAAATTGCCGCTGTCGGACAGCAGTATAACGTGGAACCATTCAAATTCCTGGAACCACCACTGAAGCTCGAGTTTGCCCAGGCCGTAGCAATGTTGCGTGAGGCTGGCGTGCAGatggacgacgaggaggaccTATCCACGCCGAGCGAAAAGCTGTTGGGACGTCTGGTGAAGGCAAAGTACGATACCGATTTCTACATCCTCGACAAGTTCCCACTGGCCGTTCGTCCCTTCTACACCATGCCGGATCCGAGCAACCCGAAGTACTCCAACTCGTACGACATGTTTATGCGGGGCGAGGAAATTTTATCCGGCGCGCAACGAATACACGATCCGGAGTACCTGATCGAGCGGGCCAAGCTACACGCTATCGATCTATCGAAAATTGCCGCATACATCGATGCATTCCGGTATGGTTGCCCGCCGCACGCCGGCGGTGGTATCGGTATGGAGCGAGTGGTGATGTTGTATCTGGGCCTGGATAACATCCGCAAGACGTCAATGTTCCCCCGCGACCCGAAACGATTGACTCCTTAA